From the Coregonus clupeaformis isolate EN_2021a unplaced genomic scaffold, ASM2061545v1 scaf0844, whole genome shotgun sequence genome, the window ccggaccgggctgacgaagcgcaccactggtttggtgcgaggggcaggaacaagccggaccgtactgggaacacacaccactggccctacgcggagATCAGgattaggaacgggccggaccggactggcaacacaccccagtacctctcgccgtgcctctacatcctccttccccctggtgaccagtgactcccgtaacctggcggcctcctgctgccccgttgtccacggcgtgagcccccccctaaaaaatgtctgggcgtctctcctccccgtgggccaggcctccatggctctcgccagactctcgctcctctgctcccaagtccagcctctctcctcctcccgcggcttgacccagtcgaggttgatcttcgttagagtcctctctggcgttggctcctggacacgctgcttggtccagttatggtgggatcttctgtcacgatcgtcggatacagaggaccaatgcgcagcgtggaatgtgaacatactttatttttgaatgatcaccacacgaacaaaacaacaaacgatacgaaacgtgaagtccttggttacaagacaaaccatacggaacaaggtCCCACATAAAACAATGCCAAacagctacctaagtatggctcccaatcagagacaacgagctacagccgtctccgattgggagccaccctggccaacatagaaatacaaaactagaacaaacaaagaaaactcacaccctggctcaacatacaagcgtccccagagccagggcgtgacagtcttctttttgttaagcccataaccatgtgtgtgaggtgtatactttgtttcaaagtagatttgtttaagactaacAGTAAACtcctgtgtgaccctgatttagcccactgcagtaaaaggttaattaAGGATCAAATCTAACTAGACTGATAATATTTGTTCATCCCCTGCAAATTCTATTGTAGTTGATGTTTTTAGAAAACCTTAATTACATCTGCAGTAATTCCTTGTTTAACATTTCTGATTCACACTTTTGTATCAAGAATGTATCaataattacatttacgtcatttagcagacgctcttatccagagcaacttacagttagtgagtgcatacatattattttttttcatactggtcccccgtgggaatcgaacccacaaccctggcgttgtaagcgccatgctctaccaactgagctacacgggactagtcACCACACGCCTACAAAACCCCCCAATAAAATTCCTAGAAACTGGCCATGAGTAGATATGATGGTGAAAGCTACATATACGTACACATAACATACTGTTAGTTAGCTGTCTGTGAGTGCTGTTAATGTAGAGACTAATGACTACTTGGAAGCTCCATTTGAGGAGATTTGTGCGTATGATGTCCTTTGTAAATGAGTTGTAACATGGAATGTTCCATTCAAGGATGCAAAGTTGTTCTTTACAACGTGTTTTGATTGGATGCGTAGCAATGACAAGGGGCCTTTCTGAAATGCTGACTCACgttactatgaaacaaagaatgAAGAGAGATCAGCCATGTGAAGGGTTAATTATGTTCCAGAGCACAGAGCAGCACTGGGTGGGGAGGAGCATGTCAACGTCACTTTAAGTGAAACTGAAGTGTTTAGACGTACTGTGTGTTGCGGACACAAGTAAACTGTCTCAAACTCTTCTGAAAAATCTGTTACGACAGCTACGCAGTCTCTGTTTTAAAAAGAATACTACAGTATATAGTACCAAAAAATCGGAGAAAGCACCCACACTCTTTCACACACAGATACAGGTGAGTAGAGATTAACAAGGGCAGGTGAAGATAAATTCTACTGTGTGAATTCTTGCATTCTCCTGTTTTCTTTATCAACTACAGTACCTACTGTATGTTTAACTTTATTTTGTACATTGACtaatttatactgtatgttgtatGGTTAAACAACTTGAATCAAGATTGGTTAGTGTCTCTAAATGCCGTGTTGACAATGGAACTGAAACTATCGGGAGCTGACTCATTCCAGGAAATAATTTATAGTTCCACCTTCTCTGTCTAGATATGGCTTCCTCCAGCAGTCTCCAGTCTGAAGAGCAGTTCCTGTGCTCTATCTGTCTGGATGTGTTCACTGAGCCAGTCACCACTTCATGTGGACACAACTTCTGCATGGCCTGTATCACAAAGTACTGGAATAGCAAGGACCTGTATCAATGTCCACTGTGTCAGGAGAAATTCTCCAGACGACCTAAGCTTCGTGTCAATACAACGTTCAGAGAGGTTGTAGAGaattttaaaaagatgagagacagaggtagagatggGTCCCCTCCTAAACCTAAAATAGTGCCCTGTGACGTCTGCACTGGGACGAAGCGCAAGGCCCTAAAGTCCTGCCTGGTGTGTCagacctcttactgtgagactcacctggagCCTCATCAGATAGCCCCACCCTTAAAGAGACACAAACTGATCGACCCTGTGGTGAATCTAGAAGACAGGATGTGTAAGAAGCATGACAGACTCCTGGAGATGTTCTGTAGGACTGACcagacgtgtgtgtgtcagttctgCATTGAGGCAGACCACAAGACTCATGACACTGTCCCTATAGAGGAAGAGTGTGGAGAGAGGAAGGCTCAACTGGGGAAAACTGAGGCAGAAGTGCAGCAGATTATCCAGGAGCGACTGAAGAAGGTTAAAAGGACCAAACTCTCAGTAGATCTTAGAaagaaagaagcagagagagagaaagcagagtgtGTGCAGGTCTTCACTGCTCTGGTGCGCTCCATTAAGAAAAGCCAGGGTGAGCTTGTTAAGGTAATTGAGGAGAAGCAGAAAGCAGTAGAGAGGCAGGCTGAAGGGCTCATTAAAGAGCTGGAGCAGGAAATCACTGAGCTAAAGAGGAGAAGGACTGAGCTGAAGCAGCTCTCAAACAGTGAGGACCACCTCCAACTTCTCCAGAGCTTCCTATCCCTAGTGTGCAACCCTCCACCCACCAAGGACTGGTCTGAGATCAGTGTTCACAGTGATCTGTTTGTGGGGACTGTGAGGACAGCTGTGTCTCAGCTGGAGGAGACACTgaataaagagatggagaagctGCCTGATGTCAAACTGAAGAGGATTCAGCAGTATGCAGTGGATGTGACTCTGGATCCTGATACAGCACATCCCTGGCTCATCCTGTCTGAAGATGGGAAACAAGTAAGATATGGAGACACACCACAGAATTTTCCTGACAATACAAAAAGGTTTGATCGTTTTGGCATTGTCCTAGGAAAGAATGGCTTCTCCTCAGGGAGATTTTACTATGAAGTGACGGTTAAGGGGAAGACTAGGTGGAATTTGGGAGTGGCCAGAGAGTCCATAGACAGGAAGGGTAATATCACATTG encodes:
- the LOC121557954 gene encoding E3 ubiquitin-protein ligase TRIM21-like — its product is MASSSSLQSEEQFLCSICLDVFTEPVTTSCGHNFCMACITKYWNSKDLYQCPLCQEKFSRRPKLRVNTTFREVVENFKKMRDRGRDGSPPKPKIVPCDVCTGTKRKALKSCLVCQTSYCETHLEPHQIAPPLKRHKLIDPVVNLEDRMCKKHDRLLEMFCRTDQTCVCQFCIEADHKTHDTVPIEEECGERKAQLGKTEAEVQQIIQERLKKVKRTKLSVDLRKKEAEREKAECVQVFTALVRSIKKSQGELVKVIEEKQKAVERQAEGLIKELEQEITELKRRRTELKQLSNSEDHLQLLQSFLSLVCNPPPTKDWSEISVHSDLFVGTVRTAVSQLEETLNKEMEKLPDVKLKRIQQYAVDVTLDPDTAHPWLILSEDGKQVRYGDTPQNFPDNTKRFDRFGIVLGKNGFSSGRFYYEVTVKGKTRWNLGVARESIDRKGNITLSPEHGLWTLYLRDMNVYQASTSHAILLSLREKPQKVGMFVDYEEGQVSFYDVEARSHICSFTGCTFTEKLYPYLGPSDNDDGQNTAPLIISPVNHTH